The nucleotide sequence CTGCTTTTCAGGCTGGATCTTAAACTGGAGAAAATCAGCGAAATCGCCGTTGATGATGATCCGTATCTTCTCATCCTCTTTCCTGAGAGATTTCAGATGGTGTAAAAAACGCGTGAAGGCTTCATCGAAGAAAAAATCCTCGATGCGGGATATCCTGCACGTTTCCGGGTCCCAGCCCTCGGAGAGATGGAGGTCCGAAAGGATAATCGTTCTGGTTCGCATAGACAATTCCTCCATTCACTACAATTTCACTTATTCTACTAATTCTTTATTCCATGATTTTATTTTCGTCTTTAACCTTCTTCTCACGGGTGGTCAGGGTCAGTTCCCATTTTCTCAGATTATTCCCTATTTACCCATCCCGTAGTTTGTTTCACTGGAATCTGGATTCGTTCTTGATTCTTGGGGCGGCGGGAAAATGAGAAAAAGATGAGGATATGGGAACTGACCCCATTCAAGGCAGCAATTACATCACCTAATCCTGATCAACGAAGATTAACCGGTCCACATCAAAACCCAACTGCCTGGAGGTTTCCACAAAGAGGTCCAGCACGTCCTTATCCACCTTCGGTGTCCTCGCAAGGAGCCAGAGGTACGACTTTTTCGGGCCCGAAATGAAGGCATACTGATATTTTTCCCTGTCCAGCCCGAACACTATGTAGGATCCATAAAACGGCCCGAAAAACGAGACCTTCAAATACCCTTCGTCCCGGCTCCTGACGAAATACGCCTTTCCCGTAACTTCTTTCCACTTATTATCCGAGGCGGAAAATCCCCTGTTGAT is from Deltaproteobacteria bacterium and encodes:
- a CDS encoding lipocalin produces the protein MKRLLVLIIALTLGGCVGLPENVQPVGGFDLDRYLGKWYEIARLDHSFERGLTKVTAEYSLREDGGVKVINRGFSASDNKWKEVTGKAYFVRSRDEGYLKVSFFGPFYGSYIVFGLDREKYQYAFISGPKKSYLWLLARTPKVDKDVLDLFVETSRQLGFDVDRLIFVDQD